The genome window ACAGATAGTAGGCTTCAGTTTGTAACAACCTGAATTGTGCCCTCCAATTTTTGGTCATGAGTGTTGAGAGCCTTATGATTGAGAATTGTTATAAAACTTTTGTTATCTGCCCTAGTTGTTCATTTGGTATTTTCTGATTTCAGCTAAGTCATTGTCGGAGGGCCAAGGAAGAGCGGTTGAATCAGCATTTATCATCAAATCAAAGAGTCTATGACTATCGGACGTGAGACTGACGAATTTTCAATGGACTACCAGTATAACAAATTAATTCTGCTGAAACAATGTGATTGTAGTCTTATCAGATTTGTGTCAGCGGAAACTTCTTGTCTTATTATGTTTCAACGACATTGCTATTTGAACATTCTGAATTCTGGTGGTCACCACATTCATTAGTGTGGTAAAAGTTTCTAATTTGTTAGGCACCAATGCAAATGAGCAATATGCGACCCTGTCAGTCCTGTGGCACTTTGCTTCAAGCTTTTGTCGAGCTGTAATGTATTCTATGGTGCTATTATTCACTGTAtaaatattttttgcaaatGTCATTGCACAGAACTATACTAcatttgtttatgttttgtcTGTACTGTTTTGGGCTCTGGAGTTTGTTTTTTATCGGTTCAGACCAAAATTTACAAACAGTGGACTTTAGACAATCTCACATCTTTGTATATGTGTATTCAAGTTGAGATGGTGGAGTTTTTCATTGTTCAAATCTGCACATACACCATCTGCTGAAAttcttacatgtatctcaaaaTCATGGCTTTGGTTGATATCATTTTTCGATGTGGTTcattgatcatgatcatcattcaAGGAATATGATAAAGGCATGTTTCTGTCATTGAAAGTTCCATTCTGTTCATGAGGTGCACTTAATAGTTTGTGTTGTAATTAAAATTAAACTTATCTTTTGGAGAAGATGAAGTCCATGTTGTGATGTTGTATAtaataaaaaatgaaaacttttcaatgaaactaaaaGTTGTTGCTTTACTTAAAAGGCAGTGGTGACAATCAAGTTCACCCTGGTGAAATGGTCTTCACCATGATAAATCATGTTAATAGATACTTCGTCAGGATTCATTGCAATGGATAGAGCTGCAGTCTCAATGTACTCTTGAATACAGTCACATCAGGCATGGTATACTTGGAACAGAAGGACAACATCAGGCCCCCTTTGCATTGGATATAGAGCTGCTGTCTCGATGTACattgtactcttgaagacagtctcaTCAAGCATGGTATGCTTGAAATTGAAGGACAACACATGCCCTTTGCATTGGTTGTAGAGCTGCTgtctcaatgtgctcttgaagacagtcacatcaagcagAGTATACTTGGTACAGAGGGACAACATCAGACCCCTTTGCATTGGATGTAGAGCTGCTgtctcaatgtgctcttgaagacagtcacatcaagcgTGGTAACTTCATACAGAAGGACAACACCAAACCCCTTTGCCTTGGATAGAGCTGCTGTCtcaatgtgcttttgaagacagTCCCATCAAGCATGGTATGCTTCGAACTGAAGGACAACATCAGGCCCCTTTGCATTGGATAGAGCTGCTgtctcaatgtgctcttgaagacagtcacatcaagcatgGTATACTTGGAACTGAAGGACAACATCAGGCACCTTTTCATTGGATGTAGAGCTGCTGTCTCAATGTACTCTTGAAGAGAGTCCCATCAAGCATGGTATGCTTGGAACTGAAGGACAACATCAGGCCCCTTTGCATTGGATGTAGAGCTGCTgtctcaatgtgctcttgaagacagtcacatcaagcatgGTAACTTCATACAGAAGGACAACACCAGACCCCCTTTGCCTTGGATAGAGCTGCTGTCtcaatgtgcttttgaagacagTCCCATCAAGCATGGTATGCTTGGAACTGAAGGACAACATCAGGCCCCTTTGCATTGGATAGAGCTGCTgtctcaatgtgctcttgaagacagtcacatcaagcatgGTATGCTTGGAACTGAAGGACAACATCAGGCCACTTTGCATTGGATGTAGAGCTGCAgtctcaatgtgctcttgaagacagtcacatcaagcatgGTATACTTGGTACAGAAGGACAACATCAGGGCCTTTCCACTGAGGAGAGCTGCTGTCTcgatgtgctcttgaagacagacacaaGACATGTGGTATAATTGGGTCAAAGTATGGTATTAGGGACCGCACTTGGTACCATGCTCGAGTACATCGCGGGTCACGTCTCTTTCTCGAAACAATGCAAGATGACCCCAGGCAACAAACAATGGTCACATGTTCCTTGTGTTTATTCAAAGATAAAGGATAACAAATCCCAAAGGGTAGCAAATCCCAGAGGAGAAGATGGGGTGAAAAACTACTGGCATCATTGTCCACCTGGCGTTTCAATTCCAACTGGTGGGGACTCCGGGCACCTTCACAACTTGGCAAGCAATAGAATCCACAGACGAGAAAATCTCACTGAGAAGGAATATTGAAATGATTTGAAAGAAGTCAAAAGCTACTCATTATCTcataccaaaaatatatttaaatCTACTCATACCAATATTAGTACATACTTTCTTCCAACATTAAGAAGGCACAAACATGATAAAGTTGcacaatgacattttcattcgaaatacatgtatacaacagaGAAGAATACACACAATTGAAACCGTTATTCTACAAATGATATCAATACTGGTAGCTTATGGTGTACTTACAGTGGAAGCCAAAACTATGGCATACCCGAGTTTTACTGTCATAATTCAAGATAATAACATTACATAAAATTTTCGGAATGttctgaaatgttgataaacGAACTCCTTTCGTATGGATATGCTGGTATATACAATCTTACAGTAAATTGTCAAAACTACAACCTGCATTGCCCCTCTTGCTAATAGCTTAGCTGCCATCATGCATATATATATGGAAGTTAAAAGGAACCTATGATACTAAAGACTAATATAGCGGCATCAAAATAACCTTTGGCATTTGTGGTAAAATGCTATGAATATCATTTTTCATAGCTCCAATTAGTCGCAAAAAACAACTTATTGAGATTTCATCTCCAGAATCTTTTATCATTGATCACTaataaaagcatttaaaaaGTTTACAAAGAATATCCAATTTAAATTTTCAGTCCTTGCTTACTTTCCATTTATCAATCCAGTATCTTCCCCAGAGACAGTTTTGCCAGATCCCAGCACAGAGCTCTCTGTGCTGTGACCATTAACGATCGGCCGAGCTTTCTCACCACTGCCCTGCTCGCTGTCAATATCCtcatcatcactgtgtgtatcATGTTTGTGAATGCAGGTCGAGAGCGAATCTTCCATAATGGAGAGTTTGCATTTCATTCTCTTAGATAGTGGCGGAATCAAGTGACGTGGAATAAGGTATGTCGACAAGTTGAAGAGATCAATGAAGACTTTGTAACGATCACTGGAAAAAATAAGAAACATAGTCACTGACAATAATATAACCAAGCCAAAGGCTGTTGGccattgaaagtttctgactgtcATTTTCTAGACATATGCAACAACAGTATTTAATGCGAAGCTCAGGGCATGCCTACTACTGATTCCTGTCCTTGGGCACAATGCAAAGTTGGTGTCCCTTACTGTCTCAGTTAAGGGTTGAAATGAAAGTAAGATGGTTGCGCCAGCCATTATGGGAAAGTGATGGTtgtgtaaaaaaattgtaagAGGGAGCATACCAACCTAATCGTGGCTCTCAAATATTGATAACCTGAGGAGCCACCAGTGCCAAGCTTACTACCAATCATCCGCTGGACCAACATCACATGGTTATCTGGACAAGgataaaagtagaaaatgtcagACAATGTTACAGGTTTTGTCCATCTCAGAATATGAAATCTACTGAAGGAGATAGCGCTTAGCTGAGCTGACACTGGCATACATATAAATGTCTCTAATGCTGAatgagcaactgggccctgaTCTGCATCATTGCAACAGACACTGCGGCAATTCAGTAATTGAAGTAAAACTCACATCTCCACTTGGTGAGACTGGAATCGATATCGAGGAGTAACTTGAGCATCTGGAATGGTTGGTTGAATCGGGGCTGATCGCGATAACATGAGATCATCATAGCGCCCTGGAATGCTTTGTATGACAAACGTCTCTCCCCttaaaaagaatttgaaagCTTAACGAAACACGCCAAGCACTAAGTATGTCGTCATGAAATATGACAAACTAACGCCATTTTCATACCAACGGGAAAACGAACATTGAGAATGCTTCAAACTCTACTGTTGCTGATGTGTCAGTTTTTTTCTTGATGTCAGTGGGAGGTACCATCAATAGTCTTACATATCCGCAAAAATATAGCCCAATTGACATAGTGAAGCCCCAATCTGGCTTTTGACAATGGGACATAAGTCGATAGCAAAGTCTTGGTTTCAGATTTAGTTAGCCATACACACCTCTCATCCTCTCAGTGTTGTACTTCTTCTCATCAAAGATGGTATCAAATGTTTCCTTCTGCATCTTGTACTCGTCTTCCTTGATCTTCTTCTGAACAGGgtcggtttcctcctacaaatATAATCATACAATGGATTATaatgttcaggactggttggattgCAATTACAATTTTTATATTCCTCCCCAAGCTTAATTCAAACTTCATGCATAAATTCACAAAATACTTACCTCTGCTGGTTTCCGGAATCCCTCATAAAGCCACGCTTCGACACACATACGATACTTGCGCCAAAAGTTATACTCCTTCACATCAAGACCTGGGGTCCTCTCAAGCCATTTCTGGAAGAAATCAGAACAATAATCCAGCTACTGCAGAAGCAAACAACTCACAACATCGTAACTTATCAATTTTGAACACACAACATTACACAGTAAGGACAGTGCCTGCTTAGTTTCATGACATCTTATTTTTCTCAGGTCACAAGTTCATATGAAAGTTTTGAATTCAAACAAGTTCAGTCATCCACTGCGTCCACCTGTTGAGGCTAGACAtataggaagaagaagaagtggaaGAAGAAGATCGAGACATACCCCAAGGACTTCATGGAGAGATTCTTCTTCGATAGACTCCGAGATAGCTGTCGATTTGTCTGCGTCCTTTTTGAACACGTCTCGATAATGCTGTTGATTGTATCGAATGCGATTACCCTTAAAAGGAATGCATCATAACAGTTATAATGTTTATACAATACAGGGACGAGCCCTTTGAAACCGGTCCAGAAGAACACCCAATTTGTCATTCTCCTCCTCCAGCTGGTATCGAACCAACATTGTTCAAATTGCAAGTTGGACAACTCACTTTGCCTGCCCTCATGACCTCTGTCCAGTCTTACCTCTCTCATGCCCAGCTTGTTCTCAAGGAGTCTGAACTGGAAACTCTGGAAGCCCGATGATGACCCAAGGAAACGTCTGCAAATACAGGAGTAACAAAAATGAttagaatgaaaaattgtggtAATTCTAACTACAGTTTATCAGTTTATGATGGTTAGTATAAACTCAGGGAGTTTTTCTGAAATACTGATTTCTGAGAAAAGaattcttttcaattttcttaatgTCTGTGTCCATAGGAGGTGCCATTTTGACACTTAACACATGTTCATAACCGTCTAAGAGGACACTCGTTGGTAGGCCcaagtataataataataatgataataataataataataggtatttattaaattagagtgctacaataacgaataaaatcatttcctaAGCACTTCACAAaagataatatatatataaagacATAAAATAAGTGTGACAGAAATAGAAGAAGTAGATTTTAGTACATTATAAAATaccatttttgacatttttgataaaaaagttgactagacattactaaaacattttataaaaagctGAGTTTTTAGGCGTTTTTTGAATGCATTGGTGTCCGCAAGCTCGCTTCTCTAAACCTTCCGGAGTGAACGTAAACATGTCGTACAGCTGTATATCGTCTGCGAAACCATGACGATACATATTAGCTGTGACATCTGCTGacatcataatttttttaaagtacagtagaacctctcaattaaagacaccctcgggactaacaagtgctgtccttaatagagaggtttcctgattagagaggtcaaattgaatggaaacaccaaatttgggaccaaaagtagtgtccttaatagagagggtgtccttaatagagaggtggccactacgggaggttctactgtataatttTGCTGCGTGTAATATGGTAAACGACAAAGACAGACAATGCAATCAATTCTACTTTAGAACCAGTACAAAAGTATGAAATTAACAATGGGTGATTTTATCGGAAAATGTGGTACCACCAACAGTTGCTGAAACCATGTAGTGTCAAGCAGCTCCCATTCTACTTCATATGCACACATCAGGTGATCAATAGCGCCATAAGTTCAAATAAACAAGCGTGTATCAAGCAACAAGAACATCTGTACTCAAGTTTATGAGCAAATCACTTCCTTATTGACATAACACTTGAGATAATAATATCTGACACATCGAACCAAAATAGGAAGCAAGTCATATTTTGGGCATATGGAGTAGTCCACATGTTGATATAGCATTTTTGATACCACTCCCATCTTCATATCTTTTGTGGTACTTGAGATATCCATAGATATGTTTGGCAATAGTTCTGCCCTCCATTCATCAAAACTGATCGCAGCTGAATTTCCTGAAGCTAGTTCCCTCTACACCTTAGGGCCATTCTGCAACCAAGACAATCAGGTCTGCCATCAAAAATCTGGTGGTTAATTGAAAATCATCTAA of Lineus longissimus chromosome 9, tnLinLong1.2, whole genome shotgun sequence contains these proteins:
- the LOC135493329 gene encoding tryptophan 2,3-dioxygenase-like isoform X2, with product MACPMGYGRDMDSGFDAEKREKNNDLGVGSSDGQSTCSSAGDTHSHTHADDAATKKLNYSAYLKLDELLQCQEPASEKYGPGLIHDEHLFIITHQAYELWFKQILLEVDSVRKIFTEVPLEESKMLLIVNRLGRINMILKLLFEQFQILETMTPHDFLEFRRFLGSSSGFQSFQFRLLENKLGMREGNRIRYNQQHYRDVFKKDADKSTAISESIEEESLHEVLGKWLERTPGLDVKEYNFWRKYRMCVEAWLYEGFRKPAEEETDPVQKKIKEDEYKMQKETFDTIFDEKKYNTERMRGERRLSYKAFQGAMMISCYRDQPRFNQPFQMLKLLLDIDSSLTKWRYNHVMLVQRMIGSKLGTGGSSGYQYLRATISDRYKVFIDLFNLSTYLIPRHLIPPLSKRMKCKLSIMEDSLSTCIHKHDTHSDDEDIDSEQGSGEKARPIVNGHSTESSVLGSGKTVSGEDTGLINGK
- the LOC135493329 gene encoding tryptophan 2,3-dioxygenase-like isoform X1; translation: MACPMGYGRDMDSGFDAEKREKNNDLGSVGSSDGQSTCSSAGDTHSHTHADDAATKKLNYSAYLKLDELLQCQEPASEKYGPGLIHDEHLFIITHQAYELWFKQILLEVDSVRKIFTEVPLEESKMLLIVNRLGRINMILKLLFEQFQILETMTPHDFLEFRRFLGSSSGFQSFQFRLLENKLGMREGNRIRYNQQHYRDVFKKDADKSTAISESIEEESLHEVLGKWLERTPGLDVKEYNFWRKYRMCVEAWLYEGFRKPAEEETDPVQKKIKEDEYKMQKETFDTIFDEKKYNTERMRGERRLSYKAFQGAMMISCYRDQPRFNQPFQMLKLLLDIDSSLTKWRYNHVMLVQRMIGSKLGTGGSSGYQYLRATISDRYKVFIDLFNLSTYLIPRHLIPPLSKRMKCKLSIMEDSLSTCIHKHDTHSDDEDIDSEQGSGEKARPIVNGHSTESSVLGSGKTVSGEDTGLINGK